From Desulfitibacter alkalitolerans DSM 16504, one genomic window encodes:
- a CDS encoding phage major capsid protein: MSKILELREKRAKAWEAAKTFLDGKRGSDGLLSPEDTATYERMEADVIALGKEIERLERQAAIDLELSKPVSNPITNKPAPQGETKTGRATDEYRNAFWKAMRNKLSFDVQNALQVGTESEGGYLVPDEFERTLVEALEEENIFRQIANVITTSSGDRKIPVVASKGTASWVDEEGQIPESDDSFAQVSIGAYKLATMIKVSEELLNDSVFNLEQYIAREFARRIGAKEEEAFFIGDGSGKPTGILANNGGGEVGVTAASAAAITLDEIMDLFYSLKSPYRRNAVFIMNDSTVKAIRKLKDNNGQYLWQPSVTAGTPDTILNRPVKTSAFMPAIAAGAKTIVFGDFSYYWVADRQGRVFKRLNELYAATGQVGFMATQRVDGKLVLSEAVKILQQKSA, translated from the coding sequence ATGAGCAAAATACTGGAACTGCGCGAAAAACGCGCGAAAGCCTGGGAAGCGGCCAAGACTTTCCTCGACGGCAAACGCGGAAGCGACGGGCTGCTTTCACCTGAGGACACCGCAACTTATGAGAGAATGGAAGCCGACGTTATTGCGCTGGGCAAGGAAATCGAACGGCTGGAGCGCCAGGCCGCCATTGACCTGGAACTGTCAAAGCCGGTCAGCAATCCCATCACCAACAAACCCGCTCCTCAAGGCGAAACCAAAACCGGCAGGGCAACTGACGAGTATAGGAACGCGTTTTGGAAGGCCATGCGCAACAAGCTCAGTTTTGACGTACAGAACGCCTTGCAGGTAGGAACTGAAAGCGAAGGCGGGTATCTTGTGCCCGACGAATTTGAGCGTACTCTTGTGGAGGCGCTGGAAGAGGAGAATATCTTCCGCCAGATTGCCAATGTCATTACAACGTCCAGCGGCGACAGAAAAATTCCGGTGGTGGCAAGCAAGGGCACCGCGTCCTGGGTGGACGAAGAAGGCCAGATCCCGGAAAGCGACGACTCCTTTGCGCAGGTCTCCATCGGAGCTTACAAGCTGGCGACCATGATCAAGGTGTCCGAGGAACTGTTAAACGACAGCGTGTTCAATCTTGAGCAGTATATCGCCAGGGAATTCGCCCGCCGCATCGGAGCAAAGGAGGAGGAAGCCTTCTTCATTGGGGACGGTTCCGGCAAACCTACCGGAATTTTGGCTAATAACGGAGGCGGCGAGGTGGGAGTGACCGCGGCAAGCGCGGCAGCCATTACCCTTGACGAGATCATGGACTTGTTCTACAGCCTCAAGTCTCCCTACCGCAGAAACGCGGTGTTTATAATGAACGATTCAACCGTCAAGGCCATCAGGAAGCTTAAAGACAATAACGGTCAGTATCTCTGGCAGCCTTCTGTAACTGCTGGAACACCGGATACTATCCTCAATCGTCCAGTTAAAACTTCTGCATTTATGCCAGCCATTGCCGCCGGAGCAAAAACGATTGTATTCGGCGATTTTTCTTATTACTGGGTGGCAGACCGTCAAGGCAGGGTTTTTAAGCGGCTTAATGAGTTGTATGCTGCGACCGGACAAGTTGGATTCATGGCAACCCAGCGTGTAGATGGAAAGCTGGTACTGTCTGAAGCAGTCAAGATACTGCAGCAGAAATCAGCTTAA
- a CDS encoding distal tail protein Dit: MGFIYNGISSQSMKIRARLTKWQVSPALRNSFETVPGKAGIADFGCDISERNIIISCSVLPQRSFTELVSVLDNVAEWLNPENGLKQLVLDDLPDRYFMARLSEAVDCERILRTAGSFELRFVCPDPYAYALEDEIFVLSETGLHELERVKGNADSNPVYLLKGLISTSSSSYISLITNGEELRIVGSLSEGETLVIDSGMVTAKAIDETGRTLRNGLPSLQDLNFPILRKGVNHIEIAAENATFTELKIQAKSRWR, from the coding sequence ATGGGATTTATCTACAATGGAATATCGTCGCAAAGTATGAAAATACGAGCAAGACTTACCAAATGGCAGGTCTCCCCTGCCCTGCGCAATTCATTTGAAACTGTGCCGGGCAAAGCAGGTATTGCAGATTTTGGCTGCGACATATCAGAACGAAACATAATAATTAGCTGTAGTGTGCTTCCCCAGCGCAGTTTTACTGAGCTTGTATCGGTTCTTGATAATGTTGCTGAATGGTTAAATCCGGAAAACGGTCTTAAACAACTTGTTCTAGATGATTTGCCCGACCGATATTTCATGGCTCGCTTATCAGAAGCGGTTGACTGTGAGCGGATATTGCGGACAGCGGGCAGCTTTGAACTTCGGTTTGTTTGTCCCGACCCATATGCTTATGCGTTGGAAGATGAGATATTTGTTCTTTCTGAAACAGGTCTGCATGAATTGGAGAGGGTTAAAGGAAATGCGGATTCCAATCCGGTTTATCTCTTGAAGGGTTTGATATCAACGTCCTCATCAAGCTATATTTCGCTTATTACGAACGGAGAGGAATTGCGAATTGTTGGCTCATTATCTGAAGGTGAGACACTTGTTATCGATTCTGGCATGGTAACGGCTAAAGCTATTGATGAAACAGGCCGAACCTTGAGAAATGGTCTTCCCAGCCTGCAGGATCTGAATTTTCCAATTCTCAGGAAAGGTGTTAATCATATTGAGATTGCCGCAGAAAACGCGACCTTTACTGAGTTAAAAATACAGGCAAAAAGCAGATGGAGGTGA
- a CDS encoding phage tail protein gives MADNFGLKIGIEGEKEFKNAIREINQSFKVLGSEMNLVASQFDKQDKSVEAVTARNKVLNKEIELQKEKIATLEKALANAASSFGETDRRTQSWQIQLNNAKAELNKMERELEQSAESADELGDELKESGDNAEKSGSKFEKLGSVLKGVGAAMGAAAAAAGAAAIKLGKEVVEQFGELEQNLGGSEAVFGEYAARIQKTGEEAYKNLGLSQSEYLATANKMGALFQGAGVDQQKSLELTEKAMQRAADMASVMGIDMQTAMESIAGAAKGNFTMMDNLGVAMNATTIEAYALAKGLDFAWNSATNAEKAEIAMQMFFEKTEQYAGNFARESTQTISGSIGLLQASLSSFIAGLGNANADMTNLTQNLVDAFQAVVKNIVPVLENIVAALPEATGSIISAVKDLLPMLLQTVTELFSQVLQTLLSLLPELIPAAVDAVMTIVGALIDNLPLLIDAAVQLITALVMGLGEALPELIPASVQAVITIVQGLLDNMDKILEAAFTLIQGLAQGLLNALPELIEALPRIITAIIDFVTNNMPKIIELGIMLIVQLAAGLVKAIPELVKSLPQIVAAIIEGLGKAVVSVVEIGKNIVKGIWEGIKSLGSWIKDKVSGFFSGIVDGVKNFLGIRSPSTVFEGIGGNMALGIGEGFDKAMARVADDMQNAVPTDFNISPDINVSGRGGFSGLASGPLVVVQQMIVRGEEDIRRISQELYNLMQTGSRAQGRFITA, from the coding sequence GTGGCAGACAATTTTGGCTTGAAGATCGGGATTGAAGGCGAAAAGGAATTTAAGAACGCCATTCGTGAGATCAACCAAAGTTTTAAGGTACTGGGCAGCGAGATGAACCTGGTTGCATCTCAGTTTGATAAGCAAGATAAATCAGTTGAAGCTGTTACTGCAAGAAACAAGGTGCTTAACAAAGAGATCGAATTGCAGAAAGAAAAAATTGCTACTTTGGAGAAAGCGCTTGCCAATGCCGCCTCATCTTTCGGAGAAACCGACAGACGTACTCAGTCGTGGCAAATACAGCTTAATAATGCAAAAGCCGAACTGAACAAAATGGAGCGCGAGCTCGAACAGTCTGCTGAAAGTGCAGACGAGCTTGGGGACGAATTGAAGGAAAGTGGAGACAATGCCGAAAAATCCGGCTCGAAATTTGAGAAGCTGGGCAGCGTTCTTAAAGGTGTTGGCGCGGCTATGGGTGCTGCAGCAGCCGCAGCGGGCGCGGCTGCCATCAAGCTGGGAAAAGAGGTCGTGGAGCAGTTTGGTGAGCTTGAGCAGAACCTTGGCGGTTCTGAAGCTGTGTTTGGAGAATATGCTGCACGTATCCAAAAAACGGGAGAAGAAGCCTACAAGAATCTGGGCTTGTCCCAATCCGAGTACCTTGCCACCGCCAACAAAATGGGCGCACTGTTTCAGGGTGCTGGTGTCGATCAGCAAAAAAGTCTGGAACTTACCGAGAAGGCCATGCAGCGAGCGGCAGATATGGCTTCGGTTATGGGTATTGACATGCAGACTGCTATGGAATCCATCGCTGGCGCAGCCAAGGGTAACTTCACCATGATGGATAATCTGGGTGTCGCCATGAACGCCACTACCATCGAAGCTTATGCTCTTGCAAAAGGGCTGGATTTTGCCTGGAATAGCGCAACCAATGCCGAAAAGGCCGAGATCGCCATGCAGATGTTTTTTGAAAAAACCGAACAGTATGCTGGCAACTTCGCAAGAGAGTCTACCCAGACCATCAGCGGTTCCATTGGTCTTTTACAAGCCTCTCTAAGTTCGTTTATAGCAGGACTTGGCAATGCGAACGCTGATATGACGAACCTAACCCAAAATCTTGTGGATGCCTTTCAGGCTGTAGTTAAAAATATTGTACCGGTTTTGGAGAATATCGTGGCAGCCCTGCCGGAGGCAACTGGTTCTATTATCTCAGCAGTCAAAGATCTGCTTCCCATGCTGTTGCAAACTGTAACTGAATTGTTCTCTCAGGTGCTTCAAACTCTCTTGAGCCTGCTGCCGGAGCTGATTCCAGCAGCAGTAGATGCGGTCATGACTATTGTAGGAGCACTCATTGATAACCTGCCTTTACTCATTGATGCAGCTGTGCAGCTAATCACAGCGTTGGTAATGGGGCTTGGAGAAGCATTACCGGAGCTAATTCCAGCATCGGTTCAAGCAGTAATCACCATTGTGCAAGGACTGCTGGATAACATGGACAAAATCCTTGAAGCTGCTTTTACATTGATTCAGGGACTGGCGCAGGGACTTTTAAACGCATTGCCAGAACTCATTGAAGCACTGCCGAGGATAATTACAGCAATCATTGACTTTGTGACGAACAATATGCCGAAGATCATAGAATTAGGAATTATGCTTATCGTACAGCTTGCTGCCGGGCTTGTGAAAGCCATTCCAGAACTAGTAAAGTCTTTACCTCAGATTGTTGCGGCTATTATAGAAGGCTTGGGCAAGGCGGTTGTTTCAGTGGTTGAGATTGGTAAGAACATTGTAAAAGGCATCTGGGAAGGTATTAAAAGCCTTGGTAGCTGGATTAAGGATAAGGTTTCCGGTTTCTTTTCCGGTATTGTTGATGGAGTAAAGAATTTTCTTGGAATCAGATCTCCGTCCACTGTTTTTGAAGGTATTGGCGGCAATATGGCACTGGGTATTGGTGAGGGATTTGACAAGGCTATGGCCAGAGTGGCAGACGATATGCAAAATGCAGTGCCGACAGATTTTAATATATCTCCTGATATTAATGTAAGTGGAAGAGGTGGATTTAGCGGTTTAGCTTCCGGGCCGCTTGTTGTGGTGCAGCAGATGATTGTTCGTGGTGAAGAAGACATACGTAGGATTTCACAGGAGTTATATAACCTGATGCAGACAGGTTCAAGGGCGCAGGGACGTTTTATAACAGCGTAA
- a CDS encoding phage tail spike protein, protein MAIKSILTSQEDFTGEFPVTSRTSALWRFNEKTPDENLQLMDSSGHGRHFTISGWSGTSANLIAGRFGRYFRQNIVNPTSEKTHLIAENDGSFFSNLGEKIVVGGWINPTTYSVGQTYIPIFNTRQGPGQPILYVSLYQGRLRLMLYNSSGTLIYDQSETATITLKNGGWYFIASIIEVSNKKVQNIICDRSDGATWVSPVRSFSGELNRECIANIIMGMHANTYYYAGGFDDWFLETDSQLTIDDLLLYFKSSLHANGGDAASDVDALAEPGTVTLKATDGEYPASGVLYTRAVPCALSGSGRVAVTSEYTAGVTSVTLLETSTSDDLEEWSAWQAVGTSGELQSPNRQYIRFRVTLTSSDPLKTPKLLEIQLHDIPKAPYEKLGFARPVILDKNGAWEAVLENAFDIIVTGEVNGADTLEFKLPFHDPKRSTLENEKQVQIVNDIYRIRTLTDNKSEDGRVITQVYAEAVFYDLSFSAEKEPREFNADTADVPMQYALLGTGWTVGNVTVTTKRTWQCTEKNALSILRTVQNIYGGDLVFDSANRQVHLLTFSATDSGALFSYRKNLKSIQRVVDTRELVTKLYAYGKDGLTFASINGGKEYVEDYTFSSEVRVSTLDCSSFTNPYQMLEYAKMRLAEYSKPRVSYVLSAMDLSALTGYEHEAWKLGDIVTVDDKELGLLVKTRVVRRQYNLQEPWKTVIELSTKLRELGDSSAQWDKAADALSSAELINRQEIKDMVPFNHLRNSRADDGFAYWVNSGFEVDTENGVSGTASFKAVGVPGMTKSLSQTVYPATRKSYTFSAQIASENLEKGENGQVGVEIVIEYEDGTTETRFIDLI, encoded by the coding sequence ATGGCGATAAAATCAATTCTAACGAGCCAAGAGGATTTTACCGGTGAGTTTCCTGTAACATCAAGGACGTCTGCTTTATGGCGATTTAATGAAAAAACACCAGACGAAAATCTTCAGCTTATGGATTCATCGGGACATGGCAGACATTTTACCATCTCCGGCTGGTCAGGTACATCAGCAAACCTTATTGCTGGAAGATTCGGAAGATACTTTAGGCAAAATATTGTTAATCCGACTTCTGAAAAGACCCATCTTATAGCAGAAAATGATGGGAGTTTCTTTAGCAATCTGGGCGAAAAGATTGTTGTAGGCGGTTGGATTAATCCTACCACCTATTCGGTCGGCCAGACATATATACCCATATTCAATACCCGCCAAGGACCTGGTCAGCCAATTCTTTATGTTTCACTTTATCAAGGAAGACTTAGGCTGATGTTGTATAACTCCTCCGGCACACTAATCTACGACCAGAGTGAAACAGCTACCATTACCTTAAAAAACGGCGGCTGGTACTTTATCGCCTCCATCATTGAAGTAAGCAACAAAAAGGTACAGAACATCATATGCGATCGCAGCGACGGGGCAACCTGGGTGTCGCCTGTGCGTTCCTTTTCGGGAGAATTGAACCGGGAATGCATAGCAAACATTATTATGGGGATGCATGCAAATACCTACTACTATGCCGGAGGCTTTGATGACTGGTTTCTGGAAACGGACTCACAGCTTACAATTGATGATTTGCTGTTATATTTTAAGTCGTCTTTACATGCAAACGGTGGGGATGCGGCTTCGGATGTAGATGCTTTGGCAGAGCCTGGCACAGTCACCCTTAAAGCAACAGATGGCGAGTATCCTGCAAGTGGCGTACTTTATACAAGGGCGGTTCCATGTGCTTTATCAGGCAGCGGTCGTGTAGCTGTCACAAGCGAATATACTGCAGGTGTTACGTCAGTGACTTTATTAGAGACCAGTACAAGCGATGATCTTGAAGAATGGTCTGCATGGCAGGCTGTGGGAACCAGCGGTGAACTTCAATCGCCAAATCGGCAATATATAAGGTTCCGTGTTACCCTTACCAGCAGCGATCCGTTGAAGACACCAAAACTTCTGGAAATACAGCTTCATGATATACCGAAAGCGCCCTATGAGAAACTAGGCTTTGCCCGTCCTGTGATTTTGGACAAAAACGGAGCATGGGAAGCTGTTCTTGAAAATGCCTTTGATATCATTGTCACTGGTGAGGTGAACGGCGCGGATACGCTGGAATTCAAGCTTCCGTTCCATGATCCAAAAAGAAGCACACTGGAAAATGAAAAACAAGTGCAAATCGTAAATGACATTTACCGGATCCGAACCTTAACGGACAATAAAAGCGAAGATGGGCGTGTTATTACGCAAGTATATGCTGAAGCGGTATTTTACGATCTGTCTTTCAGTGCGGAAAAAGAACCTAGAGAATTCAATGCAGATACTGCAGATGTTCCGATGCAATATGCACTTTTGGGTACAGGTTGGACAGTAGGAAATGTTACTGTCACTACGAAACGGACATGGCAGTGTACAGAAAAAAATGCCTTATCCATCCTTCGCACCGTACAGAATATTTATGGCGGCGATCTGGTGTTTGACAGCGCCAACCGCCAGGTACACCTTTTGACTTTTAGTGCTACTGATAGCGGAGCGCTTTTTTCATATAGAAAGAATTTGAAAAGTATTCAGCGGGTAGTCGATACACGTGAATTAGTGACAAAGCTCTATGCTTATGGAAAGGACGGATTGACCTTCGCTTCAATTAATGGAGGTAAGGAATACGTGGAAGATTACACTTTTTCCAGTGAAGTGAGGGTGTCGACGCTTGATTGTTCGTCGTTTACAAATCCGTATCAGATGCTGGAATATGCAAAAATGCGGCTTGCAGAATATTCGAAGCCTCGCGTTTCTTATGTACTGTCTGCAATGGATTTATCTGCGCTAACCGGTTATGAGCACGAAGCATGGAAACTGGGTGATATTGTAACGGTAGACGATAAGGAACTAGGCCTTTTGGTAAAGACTCGTGTTGTGAGAAGGCAGTATAACTTGCAGGAGCCATGGAAAACAGTGATTGAGCTTTCAACTAAACTGCGGGAACTCGGCGATTCTTCAGCACAGTGGGACAAGGCAGCGGATGCGCTGTCCTCAGCAGAGTTGATAAACCGTCAGGAAATTAAAGATATGGTACCATTCAACCATCTGCGCAATTCCAGAGCGGATGATGGTTTTGCCTACTGGGTCAATTCCGGCTTTGAAGTGGATACTGAGAATGGTGTTTCGGGAACTGCTTCCTTCAAGGCTGTTGGTGTACCTGGTATGACAAAGAGTCTGTCACAGACGGTATACCCAGCAACACGTAAAAGCTATACATTTTCAGCGCAGATTGCTTCCGAAAACCTTGAAAAGGGCGAAAACGGCCAAGTTGGTGTTGAGATAGTCATTGAATACGAGGACGGTACAACAGAAACAAGATTTATAGACCTGATTTGA
- a CDS encoding HK97 gp10 family phage protein, with product MAKVEVKMPEEFLLKLSRLGERTDEIIPKVLEAGGEVVLSKVKSNLQSVIGSGTKYPSRATGELVNALGLSPAKQDRDGNHNIKIGFTEPRKDGESNAKIANIIEYGKSGQPPRPFLKPAKSATRKSCIEAMKSRLEQELGRI from the coding sequence GTGGCTAAGGTGGAAGTTAAAATGCCGGAAGAGTTCTTGCTCAAGTTATCCAGACTTGGAGAAAGAACAGACGAAATCATACCTAAGGTGCTGGAAGCAGGCGGAGAAGTGGTACTTTCAAAAGTGAAGTCCAACCTTCAGTCAGTTATCGGGAGCGGCACTAAATATCCGTCCAGAGCAACCGGTGAATTGGTAAATGCTTTGGGACTCTCTCCTGCCAAACAGGACAGGGATGGAAACCACAACATAAAAATCGGCTTTACTGAACCAAGGAAGGATGGGGAAAGTAATGCGAAGATTGCTAATATTATTGAGTATGGCAAGTCCGGGCAGCCTCCAAGGCCCTTTTTGAAACCGGCAAAATCAGCTACAAGGAAGTCCTGCATCGAAGCAATGAAGTCAAGACTGGAACAGGAGCTGGGTCGTATATGA
- a CDS encoding head-tail adaptor protein, producing MGFGKMKTFVDIISTKPVKDSEGFTEKGDVILASVRAYKEDRHGSEKWANRAAFSQASALFRFRRIPNLEITTDLVLVCSDGRYNIISVEDVKGRGMYIEVLAEKVKSSKA from the coding sequence ATGGGCTTTGGGAAAATGAAAACTTTTGTGGATATTATTTCAACCAAGCCGGTTAAGGATAGTGAGGGTTTTACTGAAAAAGGTGATGTCATTCTCGCTTCGGTAAGGGCATACAAGGAAGATAGGCATGGCAGTGAAAAATGGGCAAACAGGGCGGCGTTTTCGCAGGCGTCTGCCCTGTTCCGCTTCCGTAGGATCCCTAACCTTGAAATTACCACAGATCTTGTACTCGTTTGCAGCGATGGCAGGTACAACATTATCAGTGTAGAGGACGTAAAAGGACGTGGAATGTATATTGAGGTGCTTGCGGAAAAGGTGAAATCAAGTAAAGCATAA
- a CDS encoding putative toxin-antitoxin system toxin component, PIN family, with amino-acid sequence MRVLIDTNILISASLSCEGTPYQAYIKAVTHPNHGMVCDQNIDELRRVYNRKFPHKIQALERFLAIALTVLEVVPTPAVDVSDEALVRDASDRPILRAAIAAKADVLVTGDRDFLESGITNPKIVTAAEFLQME; translated from the coding sequence ATGAGAGTGTTAATTGACACCAACATCCTGATCTCCGCTTCCTTGAGCTGCGAAGGAACGCCTTATCAGGCGTACATTAAAGCTGTAACACACCCCAACCATGGTATGGTTTGCGATCAAAACATCGATGAGCTTCGCCGGGTATACAACCGGAAATTCCCCCATAAGATCCAGGCGCTTGAACGCTTTTTGGCGATTGCGCTTACTGTTCTTGAAGTTGTTCCAACTCCCGCAGTTGACGTGTCGGATGAGGCGCTTGTCCGGGACGCATCCGACAGGCCAATACTCAGGGCGGCCATTGCGGCAAAAGCTGACGTGCTTGTAACCGGAGACAGGGATTTCCTTGAATCCGGCATAACAAACCCAAAGATCGTAACAGCGGCAGAGTTTTTGCAAATGGAATAA
- a CDS encoding major tail protein has product MATIGLDRLYYAKITENENGEETYDTPVPLAKAITAELSVELAEATLYADDGAAEVVKEFQSGTLTLGVADIGVAAAEVLTGATLDDNKVLISTSEDGGAPVAIGFRAKKANGKYRYFWLYRVKFGIPATNLQTKGDSITFSTPTIEGTVMRRNKPDGQGKHPWKAEVSEDDPGVLPETINNWYTEVYEPVFAVGGGSE; this is encoded by the coding sequence ATGGCCACAATCGGACTGGACAGGTTATATTATGCCAAAATAACTGAGAATGAAAACGGAGAAGAGACATACGACACGCCTGTTCCGCTGGCTAAGGCTATTACGGCAGAACTTTCTGTGGAGCTGGCAGAGGCGACACTTTATGCCGATGACGGGGCGGCAGAAGTGGTCAAGGAATTTCAAAGCGGCACACTGACTCTTGGTGTTGCAGATATCGGAGTTGCCGCTGCAGAGGTTTTGACGGGAGCCACTCTTGATGACAATAAGGTGCTGATTTCCACCAGCGAGGATGGAGGTGCGCCTGTGGCAATCGGCTTTAGAGCCAAGAAAGCTAACGGCAAGTACAGGTATTTTTGGCTTTACAGGGTGAAATTCGGCATCCCGGCGACAAATCTGCAAACGAAAGGTGACAGCATTACCTTTTCGACACCCACCATTGAAGGGACAGTCATGAGACGTAACAAACCAGATGGCCAGGGAAAGCACCCTTGGAAGGCAGAGGTCAGCGAAGACGATCCCGGAGTATTGCCTGAAACCATTAATAATTGGTATACGGAAGTTTATGAGCCGGTCTTTGCTGTGGGAGGAGGCAGCGAATAA
- a CDS encoding head-tail connector protein, whose amino-acid sequence MELLEKVKANLILQHNEDDALLQEYIKAAVAYAESYQKKPEGYYAENPMPPTTEQAVIMLSSHFYESRDGSTAGFFGDSVQAGQQVWNTVNLLLRLDRDWKV is encoded by the coding sequence ATGGAACTTTTGGAGAAGGTTAAAGCAAACCTCATATTGCAACACAACGAAGATGACGCACTTTTACAAGAGTATATCAAAGCCGCAGTGGCCTATGCGGAAAGTTACCAGAAAAAGCCGGAAGGATATTATGCCGAAAACCCCATGCCGCCTACTACTGAGCAGGCTGTCATTATGCTGTCGAGCCATTTTTATGAAAGCAGGGATGGCTCGACGGCTGGCTTTTTTGGGGATAGTGTGCAGGCAGGACAGCAGGTATGGAATACAGTTAATCTATTGCTGCGGCTTGACCGGGATTGGAAGGTGTAA
- a CDS encoding AbrB/MazE/SpoVT family DNA-binding domain-containing protein codes for MNVPIVDNAKVMAKGQITLPKDIRSKLRLSTGDRVTLICEEDRVILMNSAVYAMKMLQKEMEGEAEKAGIRNDDDVMDLVKDVRAEIEGL; via the coding sequence ATGAACGTTCCCATAGTTGATAATGCAAAGGTAATGGCAAAAGGCCAGATCACGCTGCCAAAAGATATCCGCTCCAAACTTCGCCTTTCCACCGGAGACCGCGTCACCCTCATTTGCGAGGAAGACCGGGTTATCCTTATGAACTCCGCTGTCTACGCCATGAAAATGCTACAGAAAGAAATGGAGGGCGAAGCGGAAAAAGCCGGGATCCGCAATGATGACGATGTTATGGATCTGGTGAAGGACGTCCGCGCGGAGATTGAAGGTCTATGA